The stretch of DNA AGCAACTGAATTCGCCGATTCAAGTCGGTGTCATCCGGGCAAAGCCGGTCCTTGATACCTGTGCCGGTCATATCCTCAACCTCCCTGAGCTCAGCAAAGGCCGGGTCAGGCAGCCCCCGGTGTCACAAAGATCGTCCACAGTGCGACAACAATCACGAATATGGCGGCGGGAATGGCTATAATCGCAAAAAATTTAGCAACAATGTCGGTTACGTCTTCGTCGTCTTCAATCTCACGGAACATGTTTTCAATCATACAGTATTATTCTCCATTCAGCATACGCGACAGCCCTGCGCTGCCAATTGTCACCTAATCATTCCGGAACCGGTTCCTGATCCAGCATCAATCTCACATAATGCTCTCCGGCTCCGGCGGGATGATAAACGGGTCCGGTTCCGTTTGACGGATAGACCGGCGTGAATTGGTCAGCTTGTTTATTGTAAAGATAAGGCGTCTTCCCCGCTCCTTGGATAACCACAGCCGGATTCATCTGATGTCTGTACAAACCTCTTCCAATACCTGCCGGTAAACATGGGTCGAAGTTGATTGCAGATACAGAAAAGATGTTGCGGTAAGAAATACAAAAATCAAGAACAGGGATATCATTATTATAATATTGAGGCTCATGGCCGGCAATCCGACGGCAAAGTTCTTATATGTATTTTGTTCCGTCTTTACCATGATCTGCTTCCTTGATATCTTTGAAAAACCGGACAGTGTGTTAAACGACTTTCCGCCCCTGAATGACCCTGACCAGCACAACGATGATGGCCACAACCAGCAGGATATGAATAAAATTACCTATCGTGTAGCCGGTCACCAGTCCCAACCCCCACAAAATCAGCAGTACAACAGCAATAGTCCACAACATCGGATCTTCCTTTCTGACTGTTCATTCCAACCGCCGGTTGCTTCATCACCTTGCCGGCAGTTGGAATGCTGTCCTTTCGGCATTGGGTCCGGACTACTCAATGCTCATCTTGTTATTAACGGCCTTCACGCCATTTACATTGCCGGCGAATTTTGCGGCCAAATCTTTTTCAGCTTCGCTTTTTGCTTTACCGGTCAAGGTGACGACACCTTTTTTCGTGGCGACCGACGTGCTGATACCACTGGTTGAACGGTGATAGAGCAGCGTCATCTTCACCTGCGCGGTAATGGAAGCGTCATCAATCCTGGAGCCTGCCGTTTGCTTCTTTTTTGCGTCCTTCCCTACGGTCATCTCATTGACGACGTCTTTGACGCCTTCGACGTCCTTTGCGTATTCGGTTGTCAGATCCTTTTGCGCGCTGTTTAATGCTTTGCCTTTCAGAGTGACAATACCGTCTTTGGTGTCAACCTCCGTCATAGCACTCACGTTTCGATGAAACAGAAACATGGTTTTTACCTTCGCTGTGATCCACGCGTCCGATCTCTCTGCGGGGCTTTCTCCCTTGATTTCCAATTTATTGTCTACGCTCTTAACTCCCGGCAAGCCCGCCACGGTATCCCGGGCCAGTATTTTGTGGGATTCTTCCGCAACCGTTCCCGTTAAAGTCACAGCGCCATTCAAGGACTGGATTTTAACATCATCGCCCTGAAGATAGGTTTGGAACACATATGATTTTTTGGCGGATGATTCGATACGGTCATCCGTCCTGGACGCATACACGGGCACGCTGAGCGCCAGGAGTGCCACCGTTGCGGCCACAATTACTGCCAGTCTGTTACTTGCTTTCATTAATCCGTTCTCCTCTTAATTGCTGCTGTTGTTTTTTAGACTTATTGACTCCCGGGCTTAAAGCCCCGGGGAACTCCGGCCGTCCAGATGCGCGAACCATCAGCGCAATAACGCCTGAATGCCTATCATCATAAGATAAATGGCAGCGATGTAATTCAATATCGGGACATGGTCTTTGCCGCCTGCCGGCATGCTTTTTAAATCCATGACATTCCCTCTCCATCTATTTCACAATCAGATTATTCTTGACGGATTTGACCCCTTTGACGCTCCTGGCGATTTCATCCGCTTTATCAACGGCCTTTTGAGAATTGACGAAGCCGCTCAGCTGAACGGTGCCCTGATAAGTTTCAACGCTGATTTGAAAAGACTTGAGTAAATCATCCGCTGCCAGCATGGATTTAATTTTGGTCGTGATGACTGAGTCGTCAACGTATTCTCCTGTGCTTTCACGCGTGCTTGTCGCTGCGCAGGCGGCAAAGGCGGCGATCACCACAAGCAGCAATAAGAACCTCAACAAATGCTTAACGATATTTTTCTTTTTCATGGCGCTTCTTCCTCTCTAATAAGTTTAATGGTGAAATATTTCCTTTCATACGGTTCCTGGAGAAGGTTCATGGCGCCCCGGATCACCCTGAAATGCTCCGATTTCAGATGGGTCAGAAGATTTTCCCGGGTATCCCATTCTTCAAGAAGAAAGAGACGATCTTCATCCTCGATGCTCCGGCAGCACTCACAGCGTTCGCATCCTTTCTCCTTCCTGATGGAAGCGGACAGGGAAGCAATCGTCTGTGACAGCTCTATTCGCTTCTCAGAGATGACGTTCATTCGTGTGACGGCAAGAATCATAAAGAACCTTCTTTCATGTAACGGACATGATGACATGAAGGTAATTGCAAGGAGTCTGCCAAGTGCGGAAGGCGAATCGTAATCTTAAATTATCCTATTAACAACATCATGTTGGATGAAACCGAGAGGACGGCGGCAAGGTTTGAAATAATTCGTTTGGCCTCAGTATTTGACGGGGCCTCAATATCTTGAGGGATGCTTTTTTCAGGCGCCGACGCATTGCAGGCAGAGGGCCGCTGAGGCGACGCGTATGCCCCGGCGCGTCGCCATCAGATGGATTTGCGACCATTGCCTTCCTGTTGAGAATTTCTTTTCCTCTGCCTCTTATTTTTCTGCGACACCGGCATCGGCATGTTTATTTTCACCATGGAACAGGATCTCTTTTGTCTTCTGACGTGTCTCTGCGAAATGTCGACCGGCATCTTCCTTTAACGCCATCGTTTGATGCGCGGCCTCCTCAATGATCCGGCTTGCTTTCTCACCGGCATCGGCATAAATATCCTTTGCGTCCTTTAAAAGCGCGTTCCTTTTCGCCATGATCTCAGAGCGCAGTTCTCTGCCTGATTTCGGAGCGAAGAGAATTCCGGCCAATGTGCCCAAGGCGCTGCCGATCAATAGTCCAGCCAATAAATGCCCCAGCGGCTTTTCATTCAATGTCATAATCAATTTTCCTTTCTTTCCGTTATTTATTTCTGTTTAAGATAAGTTTAACCGCCTTCTGAGAAATCACCTCAGTCGCCGTGCCGCAGAAATGATCGTTTTCCGGCAAGATGAAAATTCGCAGACCAGTTTTATTTTACTTGCCCGGCGTTGTGCATGATTTCAGATTGCCGTCCATGAAAAAGGAAATTAAACTATTTTGCCGGCATTCCGTCATGCCTACGCTGGTCGATTTAGCGAGCACACAGGATTCCAGGCTGTCGTTGTTATAAAAGCTGATCGGACGATTCCCTTTACACGGGATACGGTTCACATCATAATCGTCTTTGAGCTGGCAGCTTTGCAGGGATCCATTGTTATAAAGTATAATTTTTGCACCGGAATGACAAATGGATTGGTCGGCGGCAAAGACATTAAAACCGGTTAATAGAAAGGTCAGCGCCAGGCCATGGAAAAACAAATTTCTTATGCTCTTCATAAAATATTCCCTCCTTATGTCGTATTACAAGCAACAGCTTCTCCCATGCACAGTTGCAAGTGCTCTGCCAACTGCCGAAATAAAATCAGAAGATTATATTCATGTTATATTAACAGGGGGTTAGATCAGCAGAGCGCACAACATAGCCGCATGAAACCATTCATTGGACCGCCATATTTGGTGGAACCTCAGCATATTGAGGCCATGCGCTAATCCGATCAATAGAATAAAGCAAACAACACCAGTAAAATAATCATGGCATGCGCGGCATAAATGCCAAATTTGCGCCGATGGTAGAATTCATTTGCTTTTTGAATTCGTGTCAGCCCGCCCAACAAGCGCCGGATTTTCACAAGAAGGGGATATTTGTAATTATCCGAGGTAAAATCATTTTGAAATGCGCACATGGGATAAATCGCATAGAGATCATCCGTCAGCGGCCGGAAGAGGGTGTCGTTAACAATGCCCTGCCAGGGTTCATAGGCTAATGTTTCCGCATAAGGCCGGTTTAAAGCGTAGGCATGGGTCAAACTCTGGTAACGAACTTTCTGGATGCAGGGTTCAGCCGTTTTACAGCTGGAGCGAATTAAAGCGCCGAGCAGCAAAACTTTCCATTCCGGATGCCCGCTCAAAAATTCAGTGCAACGTCTTAATCGTTCCGGATCAAAGCGGTCAAACACGACATCATCTTCAAAAATAACGATATTCCTTGCGCCCGCCTCCAGGCCTTTACGCAGGCACATCATGTGAGACTCATACACTTGCTGCTCAAAGTCATAGGAAAGGCGTTCAACGATCACAAACTCAACCCGGCAAGCCAGCCCCACTTTCGAAAATTCCCTGAGCGCCGACTGGCGGCGATCTTCACGTTCTCTCAGGGAAATGCAGTATAGACGATCAAAATATTCCCAACCGGAGACCGGATGATTCATACCGGCATCCGTATGAAGATGATTCATGATGTCCCTTTCTCGATCCGAGTCTTTCTTCTTTTGATTGCGGAAGCGAAAACGGCGTCTTCCGGTCATGTCGGCAGATATCATGCCTGTTTAGCAAAACTCAAGCTTTAAAACGGGAATGACTCGCAACTTTACCGGCATCGCCGCTGCTTTTCCAATCTTCTGCGGATCAGGCGCTTTTTTGATGCTGCAGCTGCATAGACCCGCAGACTTTTTATCCGGTTTTTATTGAAGCTCTCCGCGGCAAGCCGCGTAGAATATTCGAAGCATAAGGCATGCGTCATTTCTCATTCGTCCGGTTGCCCGCTGCGATCAGCGGAAATGCGGGAAAGGCGCCCCTTTTCCGGAAAAGATCCGTTTGAATCGTCTCACGGACCCCGCGTCCGCCTTCGATCTTTTGTATGCAATCGGCGATGTTTTACAGCCAGCGGGATAATAAGTGCGCGGCTTTTTCCTTTATTTTTTGCGATAAAGGTCTTCTTTCCCACTGATCTATTTGAATCTGGTCGGATTGGGCAAGATCATCGGCAAACATGCGCTCCATTTCCATCGCAAACTCACGATTCAGGACAACGGCATTCACCTCATCATTGCTTAAGAGGCTCCAGTAGTCCAGATTGGTGGACCCAACCGTCGACCATATGCCGTCAATGACCGCTGTTTTCGCATGCAGCAGGACGGTCCGGCGTTCATAAATCTTCACCCCCGCCTTCAGAAGCCCGGAATAACTATGCCGCGCTGCGTTTATGACCAGCGTTGAGTCAGTCATTGAAGGAAGAATAATCTTGACATCAACACCGCGCTTTGCAGCATCCTTGAAGGCGTCTAATATCTGGTCATCCGGGATAAAGTAAGCATTCGTCAGATGAATGGAATGCTCCGCATAAGTGATCGCAGCCGCATAAGCGATAAATGTAATCCGGTTGTCCGTGCCGGGTGTACTGCCGACGATGCCTACCAGGGCATTCCCTTTTTCTTTCTGATCGGCCAGATAGCTGCGTCCGGCAAGTGCCGGTCCCTGCTGCCTGGACCAGGTTTCCAAAAAGAGCTTCTGGACTTCCCCGACAGCAGGCCCTTCAATTTTAATATCCGTATCACGCCAGGCGAGGGGTTTTCCCTTTCCTTTTTTCCTTCTCGAAAAACTGCTTGAATAAACATTGCTGATATTGATGCCTCCGATAATGGCAACTTTGCCGTCGGCAACTAAAATCTTGCGGTGATCCTGGCGGACCAGAAACCAGCTTCCGGGCGCCTTGAACGGATTTTTTGGATTGAATTCGACGACCCGGATTCCTCCATCCCTCAACCGTTTGAAAAATGATTCCGGCGTTTTGATGCTTCCCACGCTGTCGTAAATGATGTTGACCTGAACACCCAGTGCCTGTTTGGCGAGCAGCAAGTCTGTAAATTTACCGCCGATCTCATCATCCTCGATGATAAAGGTTTCCAGGTTGATATGGTCGCTGGCATTCCGTATTGCTTCGAACATCGCGGCATAGGTAGCCTTGCCGTCAATCAGTATGGTAACTTTGTTTCCCCTGGTCAGCGGACTTTCGGTGACCGACTCCACCACGGCAATGTAGCGTTCCAAAAGGTCCGTCGGGTTGACGGATCGCTTGAGGCGTTCCATGATGGCCTTGCTTTTCTGGGGCGATAAGAGTCCTTTGGACGAAACAATCGGACGGGGTTTCTGCCCAACCGGCGCTTCATCCATCTTCTCCGAGACATTCGGCAAAGTCGCACACCCATTGCCAAAGCTCGAAAGGCACAGGA from Deltaproteobacteria bacterium HGW-Deltaproteobacteria-6 encodes:
- a CDS encoding antibiotic biosynthesis monooxygenase — translated: MSSCPLHERRFFMILAVTRMNVISEKRIELSQTIASLSASIRKEKGCERCECCRSIEDEDRLFLLEEWDTRENLLTHLKSEHFRVIRGAMNLLQEPYERKYFTIKLIREEEAP
- a CDS encoding transport-associated protein → MKASNRLAVIVAATVALLALSVPVYASRTDDRIESSAKKSYVFQTYLQGDDVKIQSLNGAVTLTGTVAEESHKILARDTVAGLPGVKSVDNKLEIKGESPAERSDAWITAKVKTMFLFHRNVSAMTEVDTKDGIVTLKGKALNSAQKDLTTEYAKDVEGVKDVVNEMTVGKDAKKKQTAGSRIDDASITAQVKMTLLYHRSTSGISTSVATKKGVVTLTGKAKSEAEKDLAAKFAGNVNGVKAVNNKMSIE
- the cls gene encoding cardiolipin synthase; this translates as MKTAKYIFLFFLFLCLSSFGNGCATLPNVSEKMDEAPVGQKPRPIVSSKGLLSPQKSKAIMERLKRSVNPTDLLERYIAVVESVTESPLTRGNKVTILIDGKATYAAMFEAIRNASDHINLETFIIEDDEIGGKFTDLLLAKQALGVQVNIIYDSVGSIKTPESFFKRLRDGGIRVVEFNPKNPFKAPGSWFLVRQDHRKILVADGKVAIIGGINISNVYSSSFSRRKKGKGKPLAWRDTDIKIEGPAVGEVQKLFLETWSRQQGPALAGRSYLADQKEKGNALVGIVGSTPGTDNRITFIAYAAAITYAEHSIHLTNAYFIPDDQILDAFKDAAKRGVDVKIILPSMTDSTLVINAARHSYSGLLKAGVKIYERRTVLLHAKTAVIDGIWSTVGSTNLDYWSLLSNDEVNAVVLNREFAMEMERMFADDLAQSDQIQIDQWERRPLSQKIKEKAAHLLSRWL
- a CDS encoding glycosyltransferase; this encodes MNHPVSGWEYFDRLYCISLREREDRRQSALREFSKVGLACRVEFVIVERLSYDFEQQVYESHMMCLRKGLEAGARNIVIFEDDVVFDRFDPERLRRCTEFLSGHPEWKVLLLGALIRSSCKTAEPCIQKVRYQSLTHAYALNRPYAETLAYEPWQGIVNDTLFRPLTDDLYAIYPMCAFQNDFTSDNYKYPLLVKIRRLLGGLTRIQKANEFYHRRKFGIYAAHAMIILLVLFALFY
- a CDS encoding transporter — translated: MKKKNIVKHLLRFLLLLVVIAAFAACAATSTRESTGEYVDDSVITTKIKSMLAADDLLKSFQISVETYQGTVQLSGFVNSQKAVDKADEIARSVKGVKSVKNNLIVK